The following are encoded together in the Vibrio splendidus genome:
- a CDS encoding rod shape-determining protein: protein MFKKLRGMFSNDLSIDLGTANTLIYVKGQGIVLDEPSVVAIRQDRTGSAKSVAAVGHAAKQMLGRTPGNISAIRPMKDGVIADFYVTEKMLQHFIKQVHDNSVLKPSPRVLVCVPCGSTQVERRAIRESALGAGAREVYLIDEPMAAAIGAGLRVSEPTGSMVVDIGGGTTEVAVISLNGVVYSSSVRIGGDRFDEAIINYVRRNYGSLIGEATAEKIKHEIGSAYPGDEVDEIEVRGRNLAEGVPRSFSLNSNEILEALQEPLSGIVSAVMVALEQCPPELASDISENGMVLTGGGALLKDLDRLLTEETGIPVVVAEEPLTCVALGGGKALEMIDMHGGDLFSEE, encoded by the coding sequence ATGTTTAAAAAACTTCGTGGCATGTTTTCAAACGACCTATCGATTGATTTAGGTACAGCCAATACCCTTATATATGTAAAAGGCCAAGGCATTGTTCTTGATGAGCCTTCCGTTGTCGCTATTCGCCAAGATCGTACGGGGTCTGCAAAGAGTGTAGCTGCTGTTGGTCACGCTGCTAAGCAAATGCTTGGTCGTACGCCTGGTAACATTTCAGCGATCCGTCCAATGAAAGACGGTGTAATTGCTGACTTTTACGTAACCGAAAAAATGCTTCAGCACTTTATTAAGCAAGTGCATGACAACAGTGTGCTTAAACCAAGCCCTCGTGTTTTGGTTTGTGTACCTTGTGGTTCAACTCAGGTTGAGCGTCGTGCTATCCGTGAATCAGCATTAGGTGCTGGTGCTCGTGAGGTTTACCTAATCGATGAGCCTATGGCTGCTGCGATTGGTGCTGGCCTACGTGTATCTGAGCCTACGGGTTCAATGGTGGTTGATATCGGTGGTGGTACGACTGAAGTTGCGGTTATCTCACTAAACGGTGTGGTTTACTCGTCTTCTGTACGTATCGGCGGTGACCGTTTTGATGAAGCGATCATCAACTACGTTCGTCGTAACTACGGTAGCTTGATCGGTGAAGCGACAGCAGAGAAGATCAAACACGAAATCGGTTCAGCTTACCCTGGCGATGAAGTCGATGAGATCGAAGTACGTGGTCGTAACCTTGCTGAAGGTGTACCTCGTAGCTTTAGCCTGAACTCAAACGAAATTCTTGAAGCACTTCAAGAGCCGCTATCTGGCATCGTATCTGCAGTGATGGTTGCACTAGAACAGTGTCCGCCAGAGCTTGCTTCTGATATTTCAGAAAACGGTATGGTACTGACAGGTGGTGGTGCACTGCTTAAAGACCTTGATCGTCTGCTTACTGAAGAAACGGGTATCCCTGTTGTTGTGGCAGAAGAGCCATTAACGTGTGTTGCTCTAGGTGGCGGTAAAGCCCTAGAGATGATCGACATGCACGGCGGCGACCTGTTCAGCGAAGAATAA
- the mreC gene encoding rod shape-determining protein MreC has translation MKPIFGRGPSLQLRLFFAVILSASLMLADSRLDAFSNVRYLLNSMVAPIQYAANLPRTMFDGVYDRFSTRKGLIESNHNIKREVLRLKSELILLEQYQEENKRLRKLLGSPFIRDEKKVVTEVMAVDTSPYRHQVVIDKGQIDGVYEGQPVINEKGIVGQVTFVAAHNSRVLLLTDANNAIPVQVIRNDIRVIASGNGMIDEIQLEHIPTSTDIQEEDLLVTSGLGGVYPEGYPVAYVTAVDYDPKREFAVIKAEPVVEFDKLRYLLLVWPDENKQMQADQSSIEQALLEGEDGQ, from the coding sequence ATGAAGCCAATTTTTGGTAGAGGTCCCTCTCTACAATTGCGCCTGTTTTTTGCTGTAATTTTATCAGCCAGCCTTATGCTGGCTGATAGTCGTTTAGATGCTTTCTCAAATGTACGCTATCTATTGAACAGCATGGTTGCACCTATTCAATATGCAGCCAACTTACCTCGTACTATGTTCGATGGTGTCTACGATCGTTTTAGTACTCGTAAAGGCCTAATCGAATCCAACCATAATATTAAACGAGAAGTCTTGCGTCTGAAGAGCGAGCTGATTCTGCTTGAGCAATACCAAGAAGAAAACAAGCGCCTCCGTAAGTTGTTAGGATCTCCGTTTATCCGTGATGAAAAGAAAGTCGTCACTGAAGTTATGGCGGTAGACACTTCACCATATCGTCATCAAGTTGTGATAGACAAAGGTCAGATTGATGGGGTGTATGAAGGTCAACCGGTGATCAACGAAAAAGGCATTGTCGGCCAAGTGACTTTTGTTGCTGCTCACAATAGTCGTGTCTTGTTACTGACTGACGCAAACAACGCAATTCCCGTACAAGTTATTCGCAACGATATTCGAGTGATAGCTTCGGGCAATGGCATGATTGATGAGATCCAACTAGAGCACATTCCAACCAGTACCGATATACAAGAAGAAGATCTATTGGTGACATCTGGACTTGGTGGCGTATATCCAGAAGGTTATCCAGTCGCCTACGTTACTGCTGTTGATTACGACCCGAAACGTGAGTTTGCCGTTATCAAAGCGGAGCCTGTGGTTGAGTTCGATAAGCTCAGATACTTGCTGCTAGTATGGCCTGATGAAAACAAACAGATGCAAGCGGATCAATCCAGCATAGAACAAGCATTGTTAGAGGGTGAAGATGGCCAATAG
- the mreD gene encoding rod shape-determining protein MreD, with protein MANSVLRSKVVIGCSFLVALILQTIPWPGSLDLFRPSWLLLVTCYWVLALPHRVNVGSALILGLLWDLLIGSTLGIRGMMMAIVMYIIAMNFLVIRNMALWQQAMIIAALTVLFEVLIFFGEYLIQDVVFNPLSLWSALINCILWPWMFLLMRRVRRHWHVR; from the coding sequence ATGGCCAATAGCGTTTTAAGAAGCAAGGTAGTCATTGGCTGCTCATTTTTAGTAGCCCTTATTCTGCAAACGATTCCTTGGCCTGGTAGTTTGGATCTATTTAGACCATCTTGGCTGCTACTGGTTACCTGTTACTGGGTTTTGGCTCTACCTCACCGTGTTAACGTGGGTAGCGCTTTGATTCTGGGCTTATTGTGGGACCTATTGATAGGCTCGACGTTAGGTATTCGAGGCATGATGATGGCAATCGTTATGTACATTATTGCGATGAATTTCCTAGTCATTCGTAACATGGCGCTATGGCAACAAGCGATGATTATTGCCGCGTTAACGGTATTGTTTGAGGTGTTGATCTTCTTTGGTGAATATTTGATCCAAGATGTCGTTTTCAATCCACTATCGTTATGGAGTGCATTGATAAACTGTATACTTTGGCCTTGGATGTTTCTATTAATGAGACGCGTACGTCGTCATTGGCATGTAAGGTAG
- a CDS encoding Maf family nucleotide pyrophosphatase has protein sequence MEKKHLVLASGSPRRKELLSQLGYEFSVLVTDVEECKHAQETAEEYVKRLSLDKALAALSLLKDNPSEKQHVVPSSDNVVSSVDNVAVGSDIVALDSDAISLDSETVVLGSDTVVVSQGQVLEKPTDFADSKRMLTQLANERHQVMTAVSVVSEEKQRTEIIITDVWFKPLSEQEIEQYWHTGEPCDKAGSYGIQGLGGRFVTRIEGSYYAVVGLPLYETDQLLQEFL, from the coding sequence ATGGAAAAGAAGCATTTAGTTTTGGCATCCGGTTCACCACGCCGCAAAGAACTGCTATCTCAACTTGGTTATGAGTTTTCTGTCCTTGTAACTGATGTTGAAGAGTGTAAACACGCCCAAGAAACCGCCGAAGAGTACGTTAAGCGACTATCTTTAGATAAAGCCTTAGCTGCGTTGTCTTTATTGAAAGATAACCCTTCTGAAAAGCAGCATGTCGTTCCTAGTTCTGATAATGTAGTTTCTAGTGTTGATAATGTAGCTGTTGGCTCTGACATCGTAGCTCTTGACTCTGATGCTATTTCTCTTGATTCTGAAACAGTCGTTCTTGGTTCTGACACAGTCGTCGTAAGCCAAGGGCAAGTGCTCGAGAAACCCACCGATTTTGCTGACTCTAAGCGCATGCTTACTCAGTTAGCAAACGAGCGTCACCAAGTGATGACGGCGGTTTCTGTGGTTTCAGAAGAAAAACAAAGAACAGAAATCATTATTACCGACGTATGGTTTAAACCCCTCAGTGAACAAGAAATAGAACAATACTGGCACACAGGGGAGCCATGCGATAAAGCCGGTAGCTATGGGATCCAAGGTTTGGGTGGGCGCTTTGTTACCCGAATCGAAGGTAGTTATTACGCCGTTGTCGGCTTGCCTTTATATGAAACGGACCAGCTACTGCAAGAATTCTTATAA
- the rng gene encoding ribonuclease G: protein MSAELLLNVTPSETRVAMIEGGALQEIHVERDARRGIVGNIYKGRVSRVLPGMQAAFVDIGLEKAAFLHASDIVPHTECVAENEKKQFQVRDISELVRQGQDIVVQVVKDPLGTKGARLTTDITLPSRYLVFMPGASHVGVSQRIDSESERNRLKKVVSRYCDEHGGFIIRTAAEGADSNELAQDAAFLKRLWLKVLERRGKHKARTRLYGELCLSQRILRDFVGTELSRIQVDSRLEYENLKEFTSEYVPELTEKLELYEGDKPIFDMYDTENEVQRSLDRKVELKSGGYLIIDQTEAMTTVDINTGAFVGRRNLEETIFNTNVEATQAIARQLRLRNLGGIIIIDFIDMLSEEHRKRVLTSLEAALDKDRVKTNINGFTQLGLVEMTRKRTRESIEHILCSSCPACEGRGSVKTVETVCYEILREITRVNRAYDADKFVVYAAAAVAEALEGDESHALAELEVFIGKQVKIQAEPLYIQEQFDVVMM from the coding sequence ATGAGTGCTGAATTGTTGCTGAACGTGACCCCGAGTGAAACTCGCGTGGCCATGATTGAAGGGGGGGCTCTTCAAGAGATCCATGTCGAACGAGATGCTCGACGCGGTATCGTAGGAAATATCTATAAAGGACGTGTAAGCCGTGTTCTTCCGGGAATGCAGGCGGCTTTTGTGGATATAGGCCTTGAGAAAGCAGCTTTTCTACACGCCTCTGATATTGTTCCACACACTGAATGTGTCGCTGAAAACGAAAAGAAGCAATTTCAGGTTCGTGACATCTCAGAGCTTGTTCGCCAAGGACAAGACATTGTGGTTCAAGTCGTCAAAGATCCTCTTGGTACCAAAGGTGCCCGCTTAACGACTGATATTACTTTACCGTCTCGTTATTTGGTCTTTATGCCGGGCGCAAGTCATGTCGGCGTATCTCAACGTATCGACAGTGAGTCTGAACGTAACCGCCTTAAAAAAGTGGTGTCTCGTTACTGTGACGAACATGGTGGCTTCATTATCCGTACTGCAGCTGAAGGCGCAGACTCGAATGAATTGGCACAAGATGCGGCATTCTTGAAGCGATTATGGCTAAAAGTGTTAGAGCGCCGCGGTAAACACAAAGCTCGTACTCGTCTATACGGTGAACTTTGCCTAAGCCAGCGTATCTTACGTGACTTTGTGGGTACTGAGCTGAGCCGAATCCAGGTCGATTCGCGTTTAGAATATGAAAACCTAAAAGAATTTACTTCTGAGTACGTGCCAGAGCTGACTGAAAAGCTTGAGTTGTATGAAGGCGATAAGCCTATCTTTGATATGTACGATACCGAGAACGAAGTTCAACGCTCTTTGGATCGTAAAGTCGAATTGAAGTCTGGTGGGTATCTGATTATCGACCAAACGGAAGCGATGACGACCGTCGACATCAACACCGGTGCCTTTGTCGGTCGTCGTAATCTAGAAGAGACGATTTTCAACACCAACGTAGAAGCGACGCAAGCCATTGCTCGTCAGCTGCGTTTGCGTAACTTAGGTGGCATCATCATTATCGACTTTATCGATATGCTGTCTGAGGAACATCGTAAGCGAGTACTAACTTCTTTAGAGGCGGCGCTAGACAAAGATCGTGTGAAAACCAATATCAATGGCTTTACACAGCTTGGCTTGGTTGAGATGACGCGTAAACGTACTCGTGAAAGTATTGAGCATATTCTGTGTTCGAGTTGTCCTGCCTGTGAAGGGCGTGGCAGTGTGAAGACAGTTGAAACCGTTTGTTATGAAATCCTTCGAGAGATCACACGAGTGAATCGTGCGTATGACGCTGATAAGTTTGTGGTCTATGCGGCAGCTGCCGTTGCCGAAGCACTAGAGGGCGATGAGTCACATGCGCTTGCGGAGCTTGAAGTGTTTATTGGTAAACAAGTTAAAATCCAAGCTGAGCCTCTGTACATACAAGAGCAGTTTGATGTTGTTATGATGTAA
- a CDS encoding YhdP family protein — protein sequence MSSSVTLILRACLWLVVTLLVTLAIAVTTLRVALPNLNKYQSEIELWVNQHSGFEFSIQDVGGFWRNTHPSIALQGVKASLPNAEDVTFSVERVEVEFDLIQSLVQMRPVVADLVMNQMYLDIRSIDLFAGNGTDEPKDPGSSKRVMKELDNLLLKTLVDVTAKDSSLLYRSVSGEDRQLDIDILKWQNTDKHHLAEGVVSIKDANLNSLSVSANFIDGGSLTDVTGEFYVSADNISVKPWLTRYMQAESGVETGTVSLNSWLTLRNSKPVSAYVEVLPSELTWNEDGQHDLMLESGVFKLSPIDDGWQVNGHSLNLRTDDRSWPELDVAFKWNKGPWELNVSELDVETITPLIKLMPDSAQSTKMINSLKPGGSVSDIRVSMDTGIESLRYSASFSDLAIEQWELVPGFSQVSGSVFGSASEAKASLHVIDDVFPYGDVFQAPLNIKQGQVDIVWQQDENGWKLWSDKITAATPDLQVLGAFRLDFPKDASPFLSFYGEADAYNVGETWRYLPTLALGQDLTDYLSTAIQAGKADTVKLLWHGDLSQYPYTNHDGIFQVWVGLEDAKFSFDTAWPLITDLQLDLLFENDAMHLDSRSAQLMDVTADRITGRIPYLGEGGHIEIEAKATASGNAVRDYMTASPLVDSVGAALTALQVSGDVSSEFQLNIPFDSEKEPRAWGYADLKDNHVEIEAPPMVLENTTGRIEFDNDVITANGLAADLLKQGISVDFKGLNDGPGYAVDIDVLGDWDVKPLEPYVGEQWLSRLSGHAQWQSQIDIQLNDIGFTYQLDLQSDLRYLASDYPYPLAKKSLESGSARLQASGNQESITARLQLPNTKYQAEIDITGDVPELTATNLVLGRGGYKISPVVGHHALIRTDKFNADDWLSVVMEPVQPSDAILSQMNTPTIPAPSRITFESKELILGGISWNDVDFSARKNKQAWQMEVSSQEIEGDINYLPPYDLTVSLDRLHLFVPEWSDKKNQEQLLQRKEQEAPLISKLDREIYDAMPNLKLALNDFWLQGYKVGTVDVELTRQDDRLEWSKIQVRSGSNKADVSGWWALNGDKSHSSLTVDIEGENNSELMERFGITSGIQKAPFELEGQLNWDGSPWGIKMDTLDGNVKTKFGKGIISDVSGAARLLGLFSLDSIIRKMQLDFSDVFDKGMAFNSITGTGKIQNGIFLTNDLNMDAVAGEMKIKGIANLNTRLVDAEVNFTPDITSGIPVLTAFAVTPQTALYVLAVTTVISPVVEVFTQVNYSVKGPLDSPTVSELSRSSGEFQLPEKLRKLAE from the coding sequence GTGAGTTCAAGCGTTACTCTGATTCTTCGTGCATGTCTATGGTTAGTGGTTACTCTCTTAGTAACGCTAGCCATTGCTGTAACTACACTGCGTGTAGCCTTACCCAATTTAAATAAGTATCAATCTGAAATTGAGCTTTGGGTAAACCAACATTCCGGTTTTGAGTTTTCTATTCAAGATGTGGGCGGTTTTTGGCGTAACACTCACCCTTCTATTGCTCTACAAGGCGTTAAAGCCAGCCTCCCAAATGCAGAAGATGTGACCTTCTCTGTTGAGCGTGTTGAAGTCGAGTTTGACTTGATTCAATCGCTCGTTCAGATGCGTCCCGTTGTGGCCGATCTGGTCATGAATCAAATGTATCTTGATATTCGCTCAATTGATCTGTTTGCTGGAAACGGTACAGACGAACCTAAAGATCCCGGTTCTTCGAAGCGTGTGATGAAAGAGCTGGATAATTTACTATTGAAAACTTTGGTGGATGTGACCGCTAAAGACTCTTCACTTCTCTATCGCTCAGTTTCGGGCGAAGATCGTCAGCTCGATATCGACATTTTAAAATGGCAAAACACAGACAAACATCACCTTGCTGAAGGGGTTGTTAGCATTAAAGACGCCAATCTTAACTCGTTGTCAGTAAGTGCTAACTTTATCGATGGTGGCTCATTAACCGATGTAACCGGTGAGTTCTATGTGAGTGCAGATAACATCTCGGTTAAACCATGGCTAACCCGTTACATGCAGGCTGAGTCTGGTGTTGAAACCGGTACAGTGAGTTTGAATAGCTGGCTGACCTTGAGAAACAGCAAACCAGTGAGTGCGTATGTTGAGGTGTTACCTTCTGAATTGACTTGGAACGAAGATGGCCAACATGATCTGATGCTTGAGTCAGGGGTCTTTAAGTTGTCTCCAATTGATGATGGATGGCAAGTGAATGGTCACTCACTTAATCTCAGAACGGATGATAGGTCTTGGCCTGAGTTAGATGTTGCCTTCAAGTGGAATAAAGGCCCATGGGAACTTAATGTTTCTGAACTTGATGTAGAAACTATTACCCCGTTAATCAAGTTGATGCCAGATTCTGCGCAATCAACCAAAATGATCAATTCGTTGAAGCCTGGTGGCTCCGTTTCTGATATTCGGGTCTCAATGGATACTGGCATCGAAAGCTTACGTTATTCAGCGAGTTTTAGTGATCTTGCCATTGAGCAATGGGAGTTGGTTCCGGGCTTTAGCCAAGTTTCAGGCAGTGTGTTTGGCTCTGCATCTGAAGCGAAAGCCAGTCTGCATGTGATTGATGATGTGTTTCCTTATGGTGACGTCTTTCAAGCGCCTTTGAATATCAAACAAGGTCAGGTTGATATTGTTTGGCAGCAAGATGAAAACGGTTGGAAGCTTTGGTCAGATAAAATCACAGCAGCCACGCCAGATTTACAAGTACTAGGCGCATTTCGCTTGGACTTCCCAAAGGATGCTAGCCCATTCTTATCGTTCTACGGCGAAGCTGATGCTTACAATGTCGGAGAAACATGGCGTTACTTACCTACATTGGCACTAGGACAAGATCTTACCGACTACCTTTCTACTGCGATTCAAGCGGGTAAAGCGGATACCGTAAAACTGTTGTGGCATGGCGATTTGTCTCAGTATCCATACACCAACCACGATGGTATTTTCCAAGTTTGGGTTGGCTTAGAGGACGCTAAGTTCAGTTTTGATACTGCCTGGCCATTGATTACCGATCTTCAACTTGATCTGTTGTTTGAAAATGATGCGATGCATCTGGATTCTCGTTCCGCTCAATTGATGGATGTGACGGCAGACCGAATCACAGGACGCATTCCTTATTTAGGGGAAGGCGGCCATATTGAAATTGAAGCGAAAGCGACGGCTTCAGGTAATGCGGTTCGTGATTACATGACGGCTTCACCGTTGGTTGATTCTGTGGGTGCTGCCCTAACGGCGCTGCAAGTGAGTGGTGATGTATCGTCTGAATTCCAACTCAATATTCCTTTTGATTCCGAAAAAGAGCCAAGAGCGTGGGGTTATGCTGATCTCAAAGATAACCATGTAGAGATTGAAGCGCCGCCAATGGTGCTTGAAAATACCACTGGGCGTATTGAATTTGATAATGATGTGATTACGGCCAACGGTCTCGCTGCCGATTTATTAAAGCAAGGTATTTCCGTTGACTTTAAAGGGCTCAACGATGGGCCTGGATATGCCGTTGATATCGATGTATTGGGCGATTGGGACGTTAAGCCTTTAGAGCCTTATGTTGGTGAACAGTGGTTGAGCCGATTGTCAGGTCATGCGCAATGGCAAAGCCAGATTGATATTCAACTTAATGACATCGGGTTTACTTACCAATTAGATTTACAGTCAGATCTTAGATATTTGGCGAGTGATTACCCGTATCCATTGGCGAAAAAATCATTAGAAAGTGGTTCTGCAAGGCTTCAAGCCTCGGGCAACCAAGAGTCGATTACCGCGCGTCTGCAACTGCCAAACACTAAATACCAAGCTGAGATTGATATTACCGGCGATGTTCCTGAGTTAACGGCGACCAACTTAGTGCTGGGTCGTGGTGGCTATAAAATTAGCCCTGTCGTTGGGCATCATGCGTTGATTCGTACGGATAAATTTAATGCTGATGATTGGTTATCAGTGGTGATGGAGCCAGTGCAACCGTCAGATGCAATACTTAGCCAAATGAACACGCCAACCATTCCAGCGCCAAGCCGTATTACCTTTGAGAGTAAAGAGCTGATCTTAGGTGGTATTTCTTGGAATGATGTCGACTTTAGCGCCCGCAAGAACAAACAAGCGTGGCAAATGGAAGTGTCTAGCCAAGAGATCGAAGGAGATATTAATTATCTGCCTCCTTACGACTTAACCGTTTCTCTGGATCGCCTGCACCTGTTTGTTCCTGAATGGAGCGATAAGAAAAACCAAGAGCAACTACTGCAACGTAAAGAACAAGAAGCACCATTGATCTCTAAGCTAGATAGAGAGATTTATGATGCGATGCCTAATCTGAAGTTAGCGCTGAACGATTTTTGGCTACAAGGCTATAAGGTCGGTACCGTCGATGTTGAGTTAACTAGACAAGACGATCGGCTTGAGTGGAGCAAGATTCAAGTTCGTAGCGGGAGCAATAAAGCCGACGTGAGTGGCTGGTGGGCACTGAATGGTGACAAGAGTCACTCATCGCTAACCGTTGATATTGAAGGTGAAAACAATAGCGAACTCATGGAGCGCTTCGGCATTACATCCGGAATTCAAAAAGCGCCGTTCGAGTTAGAAGGTCAACTGAACTGGGATGGTTCGCCTTGGGGGATCAAAATGGATACCCTTGATGGCAACGTTAAAACCAAATTTGGTAAAGGTATAATCTCGGATGTCAGTGGCGCGGCTCGATTGCTGGGGTTGTTTAGCCTAGATTCCATTATCCGTAAGATGCAGCTCGATTTCTCGGATGTGTTTGATAAAGGCATGGCATTCAATAGCATCACAGGAACGGGCAAGATTCAAAATGGTATCTTCCTGACGAACGATCTGAATATGGATGCGGTCGCTGGTGAGATGAAGATCAAAGGAATCGCTAACCTCAACACGCGCTTGGTCGATGCTGAGGTGAACTTTACTCCTGATATTACCTCGGGCATTCCAGTATTAACGGCCTTTGCGGTAACGCCTCAAACGGCGCTGTATGTATTGGCGGTGACTACGGTTATATCGCCGGTGGTTGAAGTCTTTACTCAAGTGAATTACTCGGTAAAAGGCCCATTGGATTCACCTACGGTGAGTGAGCTTTCTCGTAGTTCTGGCGAGTTCCAGCTACCCGAAAAATTGAGAAAATTAGCTGAGTAG
- a CDS encoding carbon-nitrogen hydrolase family protein produces MDSVGLIQMTSGSSPELNLAYLAQEVAKCKALGAKWVVCPENALVFGSKADYHQYAEPLNDGLLQKKLFELAKLHRMWIVVGSMPISSAEGVTTTTLVIDDFGCLVAHYDKLHMFDVDVADAHKCYRESDIFTPGERVVTTETPFGRLGLSICYDVRFPHLYSELRKQGAQIIVVPAAFTAVTGQAHWEALLRCRAIETQSWIVAVGQGGKHPCQRETWGHSMVVDPWGRVVAQLDQDPKSMVVEIDTSSCESIRQNMPIAQHSRFTNKF; encoded by the coding sequence ATGGATAGTGTTGGGTTGATTCAAATGACATCTGGCTCTAGCCCTGAATTGAACCTTGCTTACCTTGCTCAAGAAGTAGCAAAGTGCAAAGCGTTGGGGGCTAAGTGGGTTGTGTGCCCTGAAAACGCGTTAGTTTTTGGCAGTAAAGCCGACTATCACCAGTATGCTGAGCCTCTAAATGATGGCCTACTACAAAAGAAATTATTTGAGTTAGCCAAGCTTCACCGAATGTGGATCGTTGTCGGTAGTATGCCGATAAGCTCAGCTGAAGGCGTGACCACTACAACCCTAGTGATTGATGACTTTGGGTGCCTAGTTGCTCATTACGATAAGCTACACATGTTTGATGTGGATGTCGCCGATGCGCACAAGTGCTATCGAGAGTCGGATATTTTCACGCCGGGTGAACGAGTTGTGACGACGGAAACGCCTTTTGGTCGCTTAGGTTTGAGTATTTGTTATGATGTGCGCTTTCCTCACTTGTATTCAGAGTTACGCAAGCAAGGTGCACAAATCATAGTGGTACCAGCAGCGTTTACTGCGGTAACGGGTCAAGCGCATTGGGAAGCATTATTAAGATGCCGCGCGATCGAAACACAATCGTGGATTGTCGCGGTGGGGCAAGGGGGAAAGCACCCTTGTCAAAGAGAAACATGGGGACACTCAATGGTGGTTGATCCATGGGGACGAGTGGTCGCACAGCTAGACCAAGATCCTAAAAGTATGGTGGTTGAGATAGACACATCCAGTTGCGAATCAATCAGGCAAAATATGCCAATCGCGCAACACTCTCGATTTACCAATAAATTTTAA
- the tldD gene encoding metalloprotease TldD: MSINQIEEALLTPTGLTEQNIADTLASIATRQIDYADIYFQSSWHESLVLEDSIIKDGSFNIDCGLGVRAVSGEKTGFAYSDQIQLDGLKQSAIAARGIAKQGQNGKVQAFKRNSNQAYYDAVNPLASWEKQQKTELLKALDAYIRTKEPMVTEVSVSLSGVHEQMLVAATDGTFAGDIRPLVRLSISVLAQKGDRRERGSAGGGGRFGYDFFLSDANGSQVAYQFADEAIRQALVNLEAVAAPAGAMPVVLGSGWPGVLLHEAVGHGLEGDFNRKESSVFSGKVGEQVTSSLCTIVDDGTLTDLRGSLNVDDEGVNGQYNTLIENGILKGYMQDKLNARLMGVAPTGNGRRESYAHLPMPRMTNTYMLPGEHTPEEIISTVERGIYAPNFGGGQVDITSGKFVFSASEAYMIENGKITHPVKGATLIGSGIEAMQQVSMVGNDLSLDRGVGVCGKAGQSVPVGVGQPTLKLDSLTVGGTE, translated from the coding sequence ATGAGCATTAATCAAATTGAAGAAGCGCTACTTACCCCAACAGGGCTGACGGAGCAAAATATCGCAGATACATTGGCGAGCATTGCTACCCGCCAAATTGATTATGCTGATATCTACTTTCAGTCAAGCTGGCACGAGTCATTAGTGCTAGAAGACAGCATTATTAAAGACGGCTCTTTCAATATCGATTGTGGTCTTGGTGTACGAGCAGTCTCTGGTGAAAAAACCGGTTTTGCTTACTCTGACCAAATCCAATTGGATGGCCTTAAACAGAGTGCAATCGCGGCTCGCGGTATCGCTAAGCAAGGCCAAAACGGCAAGGTACAAGCTTTCAAGCGCAACTCTAACCAAGCTTACTATGACGCGGTAAACCCGCTAGCAAGCTGGGAAAAGCAGCAAAAGACAGAATTGCTTAAAGCGCTTGATGCTTACATTCGTACTAAAGAGCCGATGGTGACTGAAGTATCGGTAAGCTTAAGTGGTGTACATGAGCAGATGCTGGTTGCGGCAACTGATGGTACTTTCGCTGGTGATATTCGCCCGCTGGTTCGCTTGTCTATTAGCGTACTTGCTCAGAAAGGCGATCGTCGTGAACGTGGCAGTGCTGGTGGCGGTGGTCGTTTTGGTTACGACTTCTTCTTAAGTGATGCTAATGGTTCTCAGGTTGCTTATCAATTTGCTGATGAAGCAATCCGCCAAGCGTTAGTTAACCTTGAAGCGGTTGCTGCACCTGCTGGTGCAATGCCTGTCGTTCTTGGTTCGGGTTGGCCGGGCGTTCTTCTACATGAAGCGGTAGGCCACGGTTTAGAAGGTGACTTCAACCGTAAAGAGTCTTCAGTATTTTCTGGCAAAGTGGGCGAGCAAGTCACATCAAGCCTATGTACGATTGTTGATGACGGTACATTAACGGATCTACGTGGTTCATTGAACGTCGATGATGAAGGCGTTAATGGCCAGTACAACACGCTAATCGAAAACGGCATCCTAAAAGGTTACATGCAAGATAAGCTTAATGCTCGTCTAATGGGTGTAGCGCCTACAGGTAATGGTCGTCGTGAGTCTTATGCACACCTTCCTATGCCGCGCATGACCAACACTTACATGTTGCCAGGTGAGCATACTCCTGAAGAGATTATCTCGACGGTTGAAAGAGGCATCTACGCGCCGAACTTTGGTGGCGGTCAGGTGGATATTACTTCTGGTAAGTTTGTGTTCTCCGCGTCTGAAGCGTACATGATTGAAAACGGTAAGATCACTCACCCAGTGAAAGGTGCAACGCTAATCGGTTCGGGTATCGAAGCGATGCAGCAAGTGTCTATGGTGGGTAACGACCTTAGCCTTGACCGTGGTGTTGGTGTGTGTGGTAAAGCCGGCCAAAGCGTACCAGTCGGTGTTGGTCAACCAACATTGAAACTAGACTCGTTAACGGTTGGTGGTACTGAGTAA